One window from the genome of Oceanisphaera sp. IT1-181 encodes:
- a CDS encoding aldehyde dehydrogenase family protein: protein MSNSVFRNYIAGEWVEGPSAIANISPSDLSDVIGHYAQADAAQAKAAIAAAVNGQLEWQKSGLEQRYAVLMAIGDELIARKDELGRLLAREEGKTLAEGAGEVYRSGQFFHYYAAEVLRQMGETADSVRPGVDIETRREPVGVVGIITPWNFPTATGAWKIAPALAFGNAVVWKPANQVPASAWALTEIISRQQLPAGTFNLVMGPGAEVGDVLIHSRDINALTFTGSLETGRKVAVATAGNLVKCQLEMGSKNALVVLDDADLDNAVECAVGGAYGGTGQKCTASSRLIVTEGIHDRFVAAVIERMKKLVVGNPLKEGVHIGAVADARQMESNLKYLELAKAEGGNLVYGGEVITAETEGYYMQPALFIDTTNDMTINREEAFAPIACVIKVKDYAEALATLNDTNFGLTGGICTESLKYATDFKRNAKTGCVMVNLPTAGTDYHVPFGGRKDSSFGPREQGTYAKEFYTVVKTTYIRA, encoded by the coding sequence ATGTCTAATTCAGTATTTCGTAACTACATCGCCGGTGAATGGGTTGAAGGCCCAAGTGCTATTGCTAACATCAGCCCGTCTGATCTGAGCGATGTTATCGGTCATTACGCCCAAGCCGATGCCGCTCAGGCCAAAGCCGCCATCGCTGCCGCCGTTAACGGCCAGTTAGAATGGCAGAAAAGTGGCCTAGAGCAGCGCTACGCCGTACTGATGGCCATTGGTGACGAACTTATCGCCCGTAAAGATGAGCTGGGTAGACTGCTGGCTCGTGAAGAAGGCAAAACCTTGGCCGAAGGCGCCGGTGAAGTGTATCGCTCTGGTCAGTTCTTTCACTATTACGCCGCCGAAGTGCTGCGCCAAATGGGTGAAACCGCAGACTCAGTGCGTCCTGGCGTAGACATTGAAACCCGCCGCGAGCCTGTGGGTGTAGTGGGTATTATCACGCCGTGGAATTTCCCGACCGCCACCGGTGCGTGGAAAATTGCCCCGGCACTGGCCTTCGGTAATGCCGTAGTCTGGAAGCCCGCCAACCAAGTGCCAGCTTCTGCCTGGGCATTGACCGAAATTATCTCGCGCCAGCAGCTACCCGCCGGCACGTTTAACTTGGTGATGGGACCAGGCGCCGAAGTGGGAGATGTGTTGATCCACTCTCGTGACATTAATGCCCTGACCTTTACCGGTTCGCTGGAAACTGGCCGCAAGGTGGCCGTGGCCACAGCCGGCAACTTAGTAAAATGCCAGCTGGAAATGGGCAGTAAAAACGCATTAGTGGTATTGGACGATGCGGACCTAGACAACGCGGTTGAGTGTGCCGTAGGTGGCGCTTACGGCGGCACCGGTCAGAAATGTACTGCTTCTTCTCGCCTGATTGTTACCGAAGGCATTCACGACCGTTTTGTAGCCGCCGTGATTGAGCGCATGAAAAAGCTGGTAGTCGGTAATCCGCTAAAAGAAGGCGTACACATTGGTGCCGTAGCCGATGCCCGCCAAATGGAATCTAACCTCAAATACTTAGAGCTGGCCAAAGCCGAAGGCGGTAATTTGGTATACGGCGGCGAGGTGATCACCGCAGAAACCGAAGGCTACTACATGCAGCCAGCGCTGTTTATCGACACCACCAACGACATGACCATTAATCGCGAAGAAGCCTTTGCGCCCATTGCCTGTGTGATCAAGGTGAAAGACTACGCTGAAGCACTGGCCACCTTAAATGACACCAATTTTGGCTTAACCGGCGGCATTTGCACCGAATCATTGAAGTATGCCACCGACTTTAAACGCAACGCCAAAACCGGCTGCGTGATGGTGAACTTGCCCACTGCGGGCACCGATTACCATGTGCCGTTTGGCGGCCGTAAAGACTCCAGCTTTGGCCCTCGTGAACAGGGTACTTATGCCAAAGAGTTTTACACCGTCGTCAAAACCACCTACATCCGCGCTTAA